In Zingiber officinale cultivar Zhangliang chromosome 1A, Zo_v1.1, whole genome shotgun sequence, the DNA window CTTATATTGCTAGTATTGTCCGGTTTCCCCTAATTTTATTATTTGCCCTTAATAGTAGATCTATCAACACACTTCCACTCAAACATAAACTCTTGCAATTGCTGACTGCTTAATTTTTCTGCTTGACAGAGAGTGATTGATCTAACTAAGTATTCAGCACCAGATGTCCTACACGAAGAAAGTAATAATGCAGATGAAGAAGTGCCAAAACCCAAGAGACATTGTGTTTCTGAGGAGACCCGAAACAAGGATGAAGTTGGTTCCTGTGATGAACATGATTCACCTGTAACTAAAACTTCTACAGAAAGTGACAAGGTGGCAGATTCGAGTAAGGGAGATGAAAAGATTGCTGTTGCTGCATCACCAAGTGAAgtgctgaaaaaaaataaaactgtcAGTGGAAAACTATTTTCGTTTAGCTTGTCTTCATGTGGCCATGTTTTTTTTTCCACAAAGGTTCAAATGCTTTTTGATTGTGCAAATTTGCAGCTTGCCGTTATGATGGCTACCAAAGCATCATACCTGTCAAGGGAACTCAAAAGCATAAAATCAGAGTTCGGTTTCATGCAGGAAAGATGCAATCTACTTGAAGAAGAGAATAGGAGGCTTCATGATGTTATTGATAAAGGTGATAGAGCAGAAGAAGATGACTTGGTACTTTTTCTGTATAACCTTTTTAGATGCCTAAATCCTTTGCTTACTTCCACACTAGATCATCTCGTGTTGCAATTTTTATAGTGCCAATGCTTAGGATCCTAAGTTCAGGTTAAGGTTAATTGATCTCTATTGTAATGTTTTTGGATATAGTTTCCTTAAATTCTTTCATATTGGCTTGGACATTGTTGCACTAAGACAAAGCCAAGTTAGAGTTTGTATTATTTAGCAACAAAAACCATGCCCATTTGTTGTACCTCTTGTTCCTATGTTTACGGATAGGATTTAGCTACTAGAAAGCATAAGTAAAAATTTACTCCATTtgtgaaaagaaaatattttctcTGATAATACATGATCCATAAGTTTTCATTACGATTTCCTCCTCGATCACACTGCTCTTTTTTAAAAATTGTCTATAATTTGCTTTAAGATCTAACTTTGATGTGGTAGTTTTACTCATCTTTTTTTGTCCATTCCAGAATGGAAAAAAAAACTGATTAATTCTGCATTGCAAATTATTCTGTAGGTGAGACTTCAACTGGAAGCTCTGTTGGCTGAGAAGTCCAGATTAGCAAACGAAAATGCCTGTCTAATGAGAGAGAACCAGTGCCTTCATGAGCTTGTGGAGTATCACCAATTAACATATGATCTATCAGCATCATATGAACAAGCTATCAATGGGATGTGTCTAGATTTTGGTTACTTGGATGATGAGCATGACTGTGATGAAAGTGAAGTTCTGGCTACACCATCAACCAGCAAATTAGGACTAACTTCACCATAATTATTACCATACTGCGTGGAAATTGTTATTTCCATCACAATTATGTCATGATGGTTGCTTATCTTCAAATGCCTGTCGTCGATAGAACATGAAATTATGTTAACGCAAATGCTTGATACCAGATTTTCTCTGTTGATATTTTTTATTTGGCTGCAGAAACTAAACCATATAATCCAATGCTGACGATTTAGAATACTCAGTTAAAGAATAGAGAATTCAGGCACGACTATATATATACAGGCCATTGTTAGTAAATTTAGAAGTGCGAGGAGCTCCTTGCCCAACAATCAAGATCTCAAATTTTTCATCTCATCAAAGGAAAATATCTTATAGTGCGTTGTAGTTGAGAATCAAATCATGAATGCTTGGTTAATCTGTTAAACGCTTTGTCACTGTACCATTGTTCAGGAGTAGCATAATTGATTTACACAAACAATTAAAATGTCATCTAAGATTTGGAAATATTTTTATTGCTTTGATATGAGGAACAAAATTAAGGATTATTGAAGTTTACTTCCCCAACTATTTAGAATCATTTGCCTAGTTGATTTACTgggaataaaaatattttattcattaataaTCTAGAATGAGTTGATTACTCAGAACTTTAGATCACTCGCCTAAGTCAAGTGTACTTCAATCCAAACTTTAGATCACTTATAAGCTCTTATCTTCCAATCGAGAGGGCTATGTGTCTCTTGAATGTCCTCACATTACCAAGAGGCCTTGTCTCTAGAATTTTCTATGCGTATAAAGCATGTTATTGGTACTTCTTCATTTGTCTAATATCAATTGACCTCGATTTATCAGTACTTTCACACTTATTCTCTTGGGCTTCTTGTATAATGGTGGCAAAAAGGTGACTACGCTCACCCCAGCggccccgtcaatccgtcccaaggccaatacagaggagataaatcacaggtggctactagcctttggattTCTTGAATAATAAGTCACCTAATGGTGACACTTTGATGTTTGCATGTAGCTTTTTCTATGCTAGTTGTAATTTGGATAATTGTAGATCATCATATAACTGTTTTGGATATACTAGTCGATTGATGTACGATAGTTAACTTCCTTGACTATCTCTAATTTTGAGCGAATGAAGCGTCTTCAGTTGATTTCTTTAGTTGATTTATCTCCAATTGACTATTTTTATTTAGCCAATTGACATAATCTTTCCAATTATTTCACTTTGAGTTGACATTTTTTCTTCATTCTTGAAGGTCCAAGTCTCAACTTCCCTTGGTGGCAGGTGTTAAGAAGCTCATTACTTCCGGGACTTCTTTCTGATACAAGGTCCAAGTCACTTTTCTTGTTGACCTATTGGAATTTCTTTTACGCCCGATCTTCGACTTATTGGAACTTCCTTTACCTAACTTCTAATCCTttatgttgaattttgttttaaattcaaagcattttttgtagtgtttttagtcccacattgctaagtggagaagcttggaaggacTTATATAGGaagtccttccatccttgcttagcaatgataagaggacctacacgcatgcgcgggccaagcccaaatcgagtggatttggggggttcgagccggaaatccataaaccggacatcacgtgcgcgattaacgcgcgcaggggggtgcaaatccccagcccgtgggccttgcgctcacgggcggcccggtctatttttgctggtttggttcagtctgaaccaaaccagtttggttcagtctgaaccaaaccagtttggtttccggttctcgttcggtctgaaccaaaaccaaaccagagtttggttccgcgcgtgaggaagggacGCGGACGCGACACTGAGGCGCGTTTCCTTgctagcgaagcagtgcttcgtaccttctcagagtgaataaaaggggacttgcagcacctctattcttcactcaagcctcgagctttctcccttctctgtgtgattctttctgctttcttctcgtctttcttgtcctgaggcttggtcttacggcgatctgaggttgggtccgagtgtcgcgtccgttttggagtgcacctacggacgagacgagcggttgtcggatcttgggggaattttgccggagagcctttgcactgtgaggcggcaataaattctctaaggacagttggcgtgccgacgcttcaaccggataactataCTCTAAACCTTACTCttttatttatctgtctattgcatgctTATTTTTGTGCAAAAATAATACTGCTTgatattgctttattattttacaacattcttagagaatttattgacTGTATCAATAGACATAATGAATGATAGGGTATTAGgatctgatgaggctagtgctagacccgagaaattttacgggcaaaacttcagacgttggcaacaacggatgaaattttggcttactacgctagggctattctccgttatagaaacagaccctccttcacctaatgaagaggaacctgcccgtagtgttgccttagagaggtttaagcaaagggattatctctgccatgggagaatcctgtctgccctcttagacgcactatttgatgtgtactgctcaacctcttcagctaaagagctgtggaaatctttggataaaaaatataactccgaagattctggtttagaaaagtatactgtggcaaaattcctgaacttcaaaatggttgaaggcaaatctgtggttgagcagacacatgaattccaagttcaaattcatggtcttgctgaaggagatatgccattacctgaaaaatttcaggtcttgtctatcatcgaaaaattgccttcgagttgggaagattttggcatgactcttaaacatcggagaggtaaaatctctctagaagatttgatgattgccttaaatatcgaagaagaacatcggaagcaacataaaaatgatgatacaagaattcctatggattttattccaaaggcaaatgtagtagtctcatctgacaagaagaaattcaaaaatcagaaaatgaagaacaagatgaaacccaacccaaaggttcaaaagaaaactggaaccaaacctaagccttgctgggcatgtggacaggttggacattatgccaaattctgcccaaAGCGAAAAGACaagaaccaaagcaatacgtccaacaccaaggtacaagtaaatgtcgtgactgctagtgacgacaccagcgataggtttgttaccttcaaacccgaactaaacttgatctatcaacccaatgaatggttagttaatacaggtgctaatgtacactgttgtgctgatcactctgccttccttacttatcaggtaattgaaggcacttccgtgaccatggggaaccattctgcagccagggtgtttgggataggacaagttgacctgaggttcacctctggaaaagtcctgtcactgcatgaggtgcatcatgttccagcggtccgtcggaatttgattagcggatcaaagttagtccgtgctggttatgagttgaacttcaaatgtaataaagttgtaatattacatttaggaacctttattggaaaaggttaccttaatgaaggtttatttaaactcaatgtagaaaatgttactttaaataaaacttctgatattggttgttcatataacattgagtcttatgatctgtggcatgacagattaggacatgtcaattttaataccgtaaaaaggatgatgaatcttgacatgatccctaagcatgctataaatgataagaaaaaatgtgaaatttatgtgcaatataaacaaccccgtagacccttcaaatcagttgatagaaattctgatattttagaattgattcatattgactgttgtgagtttaacggtgtaataacgagagaccataaaaggtatttcattaccttcattgatgatcactctcgttattgttatgtttatttgctaaaaaccaaggatgaagctttagataaatttatggtttttaaatctgaagctgagaatcaaaccgataaaactattaagaggttaaggtctgataggggtggagaatttacctcgaacctgtttcaaaatttttgtcaagatacaggtataatccatgaggtaactgctccatatagttctcaatccaacggtatagcagaacgaaaaaatcgaacccttgaagatatgattaattccatgttaggcagttctgggttacccaactttatgtgggaggaggctctatacactgcatgccatgtgctaaatagagtcccaatgaagtcaagggataaaaccccatatgaactttggaaaggccgaaggacaagtttgaaataccttaaagtgtgggggtgcctggcaaagatactagtacctgaacacagaaggaaaaaacttggtccaaagaccgtagatgataTCTTCTTGGgatatgctcaaaatagtattgcatataggttcctggttattaaatcagaaattcctggaatagatgcaaatactattgtagaacttcgcgatgctacattttttgaggatatatttcctatgaagatgagaacacctcaatctagtattcctactagaaatgagccttctttcgtagaggtcccattatccgtagtgggtacaccttcctcaagtcactctagactagatgaatctagtgagtatatagaaccgagaaggagcaagagccaacgtgtgtctacggatttaggccaggactttatcacctataatatagaaggtgatccTGTGACATATAAAGATGccatggcttctcctgaagctaaataCTGGAAAGAGgctattaaaagtgaaatggactctattatctctaatgccacttgggagttggtagatttacctcctgggtgtaccactataggatgtaaatgggtgtttaagagaaaactaaaacttgatgggtcagtagataaatttaaagcccgcctagttgctaagggattcaaacaaaaagaagggattgactattttgacacttattctcctgttaccagaattactacaatccgagtgttaatcgcattagcatccatatatcatcttgaggtccatcaaatggatgtcaaaacggcattcctaaatagagatctagaagaagagatatatatagatcagcctgagggatatgtagtctctggaaatgagaataaagtctgtaggttagtcaaatctctttatggtttgaagcaagccccaaagcagtggtacgaaaaatttgatagagctatgctatcgtttggctttgaagtaaatgactctaataaatgtgtgtatgctaaaatgaaaggtgataattatattatcctatgtttatatgtagatgatattctactatttggaactaacctttctattattaatgagactaaggccctcttaagtggtaagtttgatatgaaggatatgggttatgctgatatgattttagggctgaagttgactcgttcaactgatggaataacaatttctcaatcactctatgttgagagagtattagagaaatatggttatagccaagttaaatctgttgtcacaccatatgacccttcaaaaactctccacaagaataatagtggtgtggcagtgtctcaattaagatactcacaaataatagatagtctaatatatttagctaattgttctagacctgatatttcttttgctataacgaaattgagcaggtttaccagctgtccggacagaatgcattgggatgcattagacagagtactcagatacctaaaaggtactatatccttgggcttgtggtatgggagattccctgcagtcctgaaGGGATATaatgatgctagttggatagcagacattgctgagtgtaaaggcgttactggttatgtctttacacttggaggcggtgcagttgcttggaggtctgttaaacagacgattatatcccgttctacatctgaggcagaattgtgtgttttagataccacagtaactgaagctgattggcttaagggtcttttttctgaaatttccttgatggtaaagccaataccttctatttcagtacactgtgataatcaaacaacaatagctcagattagaaactccaagtataaccagaaatagaagagacatgtacgaataagattgaagtctattcgtgagctagtgtctcttggagtggtgtcattggacttcgtaagttcaaaagacaatattgctgatccactcacaaaaggacttgattccgagaaaatcaagagatccagtaagggaatgggactgaggcctatcctggtttcatctataacgGTAActcaacctatctgattggagatcccaagaagtagattcaatgtggtataaacaagttataagggtgaaccgtaagcatcaaattgattgagatgtaatctcatagtctcttccctggatagatgcttgactgctagtaaggatgagcttggaggttcttaatgagttcaaggtcttattgacaggatgctcgcagtacatccttggagaactcacctatgtaagtgtaactgtgtggacgcagtgtggggggtctaggcaactccccttagcacttatgaaacaagattcggtggcatggccgtaatgcaccaacccagaaggattcaaccgtcgcccgtgatgagttgttaccatttgacttcacatataaaaaggtttaagttcaagacctagttcacttcaaacctatgtgaataagattggtgtacttaggtgaaaattcaaaccggaaggtattttcactaaaagctcattgcaacctagcctcaggacatatttttttttgttttttgtttataaccgaaatgatttgaatttgtgggggattgttgaattttgttttaaattcaaagcattttttgtagtgtttttagtcccatattgctaagtggagaagcttggaagggcttatataggaagtccttccatccttgcttagcaatgataagaggacctacacgcatgcgcgggccaagcccaaatcgagtggatttggggggttcgagccggaaatccataaaccgggcgtcacgtgcgcgttaaattaacgcgcgcagggggggtgcaaatccccagcccgtgggccttgcgctcacgggcggcccggtaTGTTTTTGttggtttggttcagtctgaaccaaacaaGTTTGGTTTCCGGTTCTCGTTCTGGTTCCACGCGTGAGGAAGGGACGCGGACTTCGGTTTTGTtccgcgcgtgaggaagggaTGCGGACGCGACACTGAGGcgcgtttcctcgctagcgaagcagtgcttcgtaccttctcagagtgaataaaaggggacttgcagcacctctattcttcactcaagcctcgagctttctcccttctctgtgcgattctttctgctttcttctcgtctttcttgtcctgaggcttggtcttacggcgatctgaggttgggtctgAGTGTCAcgtccgttttggagtgcacctacggacgagacgaacggttgtcggatcttgggggaattttgccggagagTCTTTGCACTgtgaggcggcaataaattctctaaggacagtcggcgtgccgacgcttcaaccggataactatattctaaaccctactcctttatttatctgtctattACATGTTTATTTTTGTGCAAAAATAATACTGCTTgatattgctttattattttacAACACTTTACTTGTTAGAACTTTCTTTACCTAGTGTCCAGTCCTTAATTTATTAGGACTTTTTATGCCTATATCCATTTAGACTTTTCTTTGCTAAGAACTTTTTGAACTTTCTTTGTTGTACCCACAACTCATGTCCAATTTACTTATACCTAATACTTGACATCTACATGAGATGCACAACAATGTTTAATTTTAACAttgatcaaacatcaaaatcacaTGCACATATATTAggacatgattgcaccaacattacaTTACTTAACACACTAAAAACACAAACAAATCAGACGTCAAAATGATATGATTATACACGACTACTTAGGGCATGATTATACTAACATCTATTTGatttcatttcttttttttttttctaactttgaaTCCTGAAGGGTCATCAAACACTTTAGGCCAAAGATACTTGACAATTAATCGAAATAACAATTAGTTGGCTAAATCATATCCAATTTCTTGCTATTTGTCAAATCTGTTGACCAAAAATGCTTGATAATGCTAGTTAGAGGTTTCAAATGTGTGCCAAATAAATGGGTTGTGCCCACAACTAGACTCGTTGCATGCTTGCAACTTGGCTTGGTTGTTGTGAGTCGACAACCTTATTTGAACACAATGTGAGTGGATTGTGGTTCACTCAAGGCGAGTTAGTTGGTGGCTATGAGTTATTGGGTTTGGGCACATGGAAAAAGAAGATTGGGATGGAACATAAGACTTTCAAAATTGataagataaaaggaaaaaaattcttCTCCATTGGAatggatttaaaaaaaaaatccataaatgaatttaaaatccatctttttttaaaataaggTCAAATAATAGGAACAAGTGACTCATTCTTATACAATGATTCTTTCATCTCTCATTTATCCATC includes these proteins:
- the LOC122038464 gene encoding uncharacterized protein LOC122038464 isoform X1 is translated as MEASAAPATSPSSDERLWAGLRDRVDSILQNRDPKIQLSISSCCKMESECGKRLREGSELLMRGFDSVSSSLTHLSSTLNSTRQRVIDLTKYSAPDVLHEESNNADEEVPKPKRHCVSEETRNKDEVGSCDEHDSPVTKTSTESDKVADSSKGDEKIAVAASPSEVLKKNKTLAVMMATKASYLSRELKSIKSEFGFMQERCNLLEEENRRLHDVIDKGDRAEEDDLVRLQLEALLAEKSRLANENACLMRENQCLHELVEYHQLTYDLSASYEQAINGMCLDFGYLDDEHDCDESEVLATPSTSKLGLTSP
- the LOC122038464 gene encoding uncharacterized protein LOC122038464 isoform X2, with translation MEASAAPATSPSSDERLWAGLRDRVDSILQNRDPKIQLSISSCCKMESECGKRLREGSELLMRGFDSVSSSLTHLSSTLNSTRQRVIDLTKYSAPDVLHEESNNADEEVPKPKRHCVSEETRNKDEVGSCDEHDSPVTKTSTESDKVADSSKGDEKIAVAASPSEVLKKNKTLAVMMATKASYLSRELKSIKSEFGFMQERCNLLEEENRRLHDVIDKGETSTGSSVG